Proteins co-encoded in one Corynebacterium tuberculostearicum genomic window:
- the ruvA gene encoding Holliday junction branch migration protein RuvA encodes MIAALRGEVIHIGLDHGVIDCAGVGYKFLATPSTLGRLRRGEQATVLTNLVVKEDSLTLYGFSADEDREMFQVLQSVSGLGPKLALAALSVMGAGELAAAITAEDVKALQSIPGVGKRMAQRLALELKDKVAAFAPGEDAGSDDSVTAVSPAGGAVVESVTEALIGLGFTEKAARPVVEAAYAENSEADTSALLRAALAQLGKKK; translated from the coding sequence ATGATCGCTGCACTGCGTGGAGAAGTAATCCATATTGGTCTCGACCATGGGGTTATCGATTGTGCCGGCGTGGGATATAAATTTTTGGCTACGCCCTCAACTTTGGGCAGGTTGCGCCGCGGCGAGCAAGCTACGGTACTTACCAATTTGGTAGTCAAGGAAGATTCCCTCACACTGTACGGCTTTAGTGCGGATGAGGATCGTGAAATGTTCCAGGTGCTACAGTCCGTGTCTGGCTTGGGGCCAAAGCTTGCCTTGGCAGCGCTTTCGGTCATGGGGGCTGGGGAGCTTGCAGCAGCGATAACTGCGGAAGATGTAAAGGCGCTGCAGTCCATTCCGGGCGTCGGCAAGCGCATGGCCCAGCGCTTGGCTTTGGAACTAAAAGATAAGGTGGCGGCCTTTGCGCCAGGTGAGGACGCAGGCTCGGATGACTCTGTTACCGCTGTGTCTCCGGCTGGCGGTGCCGTGGTAGAAAGCGTGACCGAGGCTCTTATCGGCCTAGGCTTTACGGAGAAGGCAGCGCGCCCTGTAGTGGAGGCGGCCTACGCTGAAAACAGTGAGGCTGACACTTCGGCGCTTTTGCGCGCGGCGCTTGCGCAACTGGGTAAGAAGAAGTAG
- a CDS encoding DUF2029 domain-containing protein — MKRIASVPAVWLGWVVARLVLIYLLKIDHSPRGDVAYYFAGLYGTDPTQMTEYPHAGTWPTVLLGWLTGEDITTFYIGFTVITLLVDAAFLALLLRHHPTQPRAFQAAWFWVFFGTAAGHTFVWRLDIFPAVAVAGAAALLATRPLFASALLGFATTMKLWPGVLAAGLVGRFNQSKTWQRLLAFFCTIFALCGVTIATSGVDRLLSPLNYQGVRGLQLESISATFLLLQAHHHPGRWHLGYAPSKSFEISGPGVDTAMLWSTVAMTAMLVFAIGWALYRLFAGGWTTRTTMAFFTVMVLLLIATNKVFSPQYIVWLGPLLAVVIRQRLPRGFASLKVLQGLIAVCTIVAAGLGTLVYPFNYDYIWQYVGEKMFPVYVLAARNILILVMVLIGLIWLGLEVAFSKRLARAEGEQPDSPSALPADTAAPAHAQPVAQDLGGLKPTRTTP, encoded by the coding sequence GTGAAACGCATCGCTTCTGTTCCTGCAGTATGGCTCGGTTGGGTAGTCGCCCGCTTGGTTCTGATCTACCTACTCAAAATTGACCATAGCCCCAGAGGCGATGTCGCCTATTATTTTGCCGGTCTCTACGGCACTGACCCTACGCAGATGACCGAGTATCCCCATGCAGGAACATGGCCCACGGTGCTTTTGGGCTGGTTAACCGGTGAAGATATCACAACCTTCTATATCGGCTTCACCGTCATAACCTTGCTTGTTGACGCCGCCTTTTTAGCCCTCCTACTGCGCCATCACCCCACCCAACCGCGCGCTTTCCAAGCAGCATGGTTTTGGGTCTTTTTCGGCACGGCTGCTGGGCACACCTTTGTTTGGCGCCTCGATATTTTCCCCGCCGTGGCCGTGGCCGGAGCAGCTGCTCTACTGGCTACCCGTCCGCTCTTTGCATCGGCACTATTGGGTTTTGCCACCACCATGAAACTATGGCCTGGTGTTCTCGCCGCAGGCTTGGTGGGCCGATTCAATCAATCCAAAACCTGGCAGCGATTGCTTGCCTTCTTCTGCACCATCTTCGCCCTCTGCGGGGTCACAATCGCCACCTCAGGCGTCGATCGATTACTTTCCCCGCTTAACTACCAGGGCGTGCGAGGGCTGCAGCTAGAGTCCATCTCAGCTACATTCCTACTCCTCCAGGCTCACCACCATCCCGGCCGCTGGCACCTGGGCTATGCCCCTTCCAAGAGTTTTGAAATTTCCGGCCCCGGCGTAGATACCGCAATGCTATGGAGCACTGTAGCCATGACCGCGATGCTCGTATTCGCCATTGGTTGGGCGCTTTACCGCCTTTTTGCGGGCGGGTGGACCACCCGCACCACTATGGCATTCTTTACCGTCATGGTCCTGCTGCTCATCGCCACCAATAAGGTCTTTTCTCCGCAATACATCGTCTGGTTAGGCCCGTTGCTGGCCGTAGTCATCCGCCAGCGCTTGCCCCGAGGTTTTGCCTCGCTGAAAGTGCTCCAAGGACTAATAGCGGTGTGCACCATCGTTGCGGCCGGGCTCGGTACCTTGGTCTACCCGTTCAACTATGACTACATATGGCAATACGTAGGTGAGAAAATGTTTCCCGTTTACGTCTTGGCTGCCCGCAATATTCTCATCCTCGTCATGGTTCTCATTGGCCTCATCTGGCTGGGGCTCGAGGTGGCCTTTAGCAAAAGGCTTGCACGCGCAGAGGGAGAGCAGCCTGACTCGCCGTCCGCCTTGCCCGCCGATACGGCCGCGCCGGCGCACGCACAGCCGGTGGCCCAAGACCTAGGCGGACTAAAGCCTACGCGCACCACGCCTTAG
- a CDS encoding acyl-CoA thioesterase: MATMREVLALEETGGVDEFLGPAVESRIDRAFGGHIASQAVAAAQRTVEGKRVHSLHGYFVGPGDAKRPMELRVERIRDGRSFAHRQVRVCQDGALIFILMASFHREGDTGPRHQDAPPEVPGPAEVARLGGGAPYSTRIILKEWEDWDIRLVPEEGRDAAAAEKTGAGFRHIWFRNTGDVPDDACFHRAALTYMSDMTLIRSALIPHQGDRVQLASLDHALWFVRPFRVDEWLLYEQVSPSASGGRAIARGKLFNEQGELVALVNQEGLTRFLDEDLGSGSAHGNWQKV, from the coding sequence ATGGCGACCATGCGCGAAGTATTGGCTTTAGAGGAAACAGGTGGGGTAGATGAATTTCTCGGCCCTGCTGTTGAGTCTCGGATTGACCGTGCCTTTGGCGGTCATATCGCCTCTCAGGCAGTGGCTGCGGCTCAGCGCACTGTTGAGGGTAAACGTGTGCATTCCTTGCACGGATATTTTGTAGGACCTGGCGACGCCAAACGCCCGATGGAGTTGCGGGTGGAGCGAATCCGCGACGGTCGTTCTTTTGCTCATCGTCAAGTGCGGGTCTGCCAAGATGGCGCATTGATCTTCATTCTCATGGCAAGCTTTCATCGCGAAGGAGATACAGGCCCGCGGCACCAAGACGCTCCGCCCGAGGTGCCGGGGCCGGCTGAAGTAGCACGATTGGGCGGCGGTGCGCCCTATTCCACTCGGATTATCCTCAAGGAATGGGAGGATTGGGATATCCGCCTCGTGCCGGAGGAAGGGCGCGATGCCGCCGCCGCAGAGAAAACCGGAGCGGGCTTTCGGCATATCTGGTTCCGCAATACTGGTGATGTTCCGGATGATGCCTGCTTTCACCGTGCGGCACTTACATATATGTCTGATATGACGCTGATTCGTTCTGCACTTATCCCGCATCAGGGAGATAGGGTGCAATTGGCGAGCCTAGACCACGCGCTGTGGTTCGTGCGGCCTTTCCGCGTGGATGAATGGCTGCTATATGAGCAGGTTTCACCCTCGGCGTCCGGTGGAAGGGCCATCGCCCGTGGCAAGCTATTTAACGAACAGGGCGAGTTGGTGGCCCTAGTTAATCAAGAGGGCCTTACTCGCTTTTTGGATGAAGATTTGGGTAGCGGTTCCGCCCACGGCAACTGGCAAAAAGTATAA
- a CDS encoding YebC/PmpR family DNA-binding transcriptional regulator — MAGHSKWATTKHKKAANDAKRGKEFAKLIKNIEVAARTGGGDPAANPTLDDMIKKAKKASVPNDNIERARKRGSGEEAGGADWETVMYEGYGPNGVAMLIECLTDNRNRAATDVRTAMSKNGGNLGESGSVAYMFTRTGYVLVEKGELSEDDVLMAVLEAGAEEVKDHGEKFEIICAPTDVQAVKDALKEADIEVDDSDNDFRASVDVPLEANDAKKIFRLIDALEDSDDVQNVYTNMNLSDKVLAELDED; from the coding sequence ATGGCAGGCCATTCGAAATGGGCAACTACCAAGCACAAGAAGGCTGCTAACGATGCCAAGCGTGGCAAGGAATTTGCCAAGCTGATCAAAAACATCGAAGTGGCGGCTCGTACCGGCGGTGGTGACCCAGCGGCTAACCCAACCCTTGATGACATGATCAAGAAGGCCAAAAAGGCCTCCGTCCCCAATGACAACATCGAGCGTGCGCGCAAACGTGGCTCCGGTGAGGAAGCTGGCGGCGCTGACTGGGAAACCGTCATGTATGAGGGCTACGGCCCCAATGGTGTGGCCATGCTTATTGAGTGCCTTACCGATAATCGCAACCGTGCGGCGACGGACGTGCGTACCGCGATGTCTAAGAACGGCGGAAACCTCGGTGAATCTGGCTCCGTGGCGTACATGTTCACCCGCACCGGTTACGTCCTAGTAGAAAAGGGTGAGCTTAGCGAGGACGACGTGTTGATGGCCGTGCTCGAGGCCGGCGCTGAAGAGGTTAAGGACCACGGCGAAAAGTTCGAGATCATCTGTGCACCTACCGATGTCCAGGCGGTCAAGGACGCCCTCAAAGAAGCTGATATTGAAGTCGATGATTCAGATAATGACTTCCGCGCTTCCGTGGATGTGCCACTTGAGGCTAATGACGCGAAGAAGATCTTCCGCCTTATCGATGCTTTGGAAGATTCCGACGATGTACAAAACGTCTATACCAATATGAACCTGTCCGATAAAGTTCTAGCAGAGCTAGATGAGGACTAA
- the ruvC gene encoding crossover junction endodeoxyribonuclease RuvC: MNLEGMRVMGIDPGLTRCGLSVVQAGRGRGILPVSVGVVRTPSDKELTERLLRLSIAAKEWMDDYSPDVVAIERVFERGQVSTVMQTAHVVGVLVLAAAERDIPVYMYTPSEVKKAISGNGRADKKQMTTMITRILGLSEPPKPADAADALALAVCHCWRAPAIVRMDNTGLGLGAKTSGVRGQGKKR, translated from the coding sequence ATGAACCTAGAAGGAATGCGCGTAATGGGCATCGATCCCGGCTTGACGCGCTGCGGACTTTCTGTGGTTCAGGCTGGTCGCGGGCGAGGAATCCTCCCCGTTTCCGTGGGCGTGGTGCGCACGCCTAGCGATAAAGAGCTAACTGAGAGGCTTCTGCGGCTGTCTATCGCGGCTAAGGAATGGATGGATGACTACTCACCGGATGTCGTAGCGATCGAGCGCGTCTTCGAACGTGGGCAGGTTTCCACGGTCATGCAGACTGCCCACGTGGTAGGAGTGCTAGTGCTGGCTGCGGCTGAACGCGATATTCCTGTATACATGTACACCCCGTCTGAAGTGAAAAAGGCCATCTCTGGCAATGGGCGTGCCGATAAAAAGCAGATGACCACTATGATTACCCGTATCCTTGGGCTATCGGAACCGCCCAAGCCTGCCGACGCCGCCGATGCACTAGCCCTGGCCGTGTGTCACTGCTGGCGCGCTCCTGCCATTGTGCGCATGGACAATACCGGCCTAGGCCTGGGCGCCAAGACGAGTGGAGTGCGCGGACAAGGCAAGAAGCGCTAG